One Nitrospirota bacterium genomic window carries:
- a CDS encoding SLC13 family permease, translated as MLSSIMPSMPDVNIIITLLIILFAIVLFAIEIVPVDVISVIVVLALIYFKLLSPDQAFTGFSNSALVMIGSVLIMTTALVKSGVADKIAHFILKWSGQSSIRLFCTFLITVGIISSFINNVAAVAILLPSTVSIAKAAKINSSKLLMPLAFGSMMGGMCTLIGTSTNIAVSGALPNYDMSSFSMFEITPIGLIVFFGGLLFFMTLGYFLLPAKDKDEVIEDYGIREYLSELKILPSSPLVGEKVSERVFGNMQDLSIVGIYRKGNNIYIPGDHFTIESGDSFLVVGGIENLARAGQTDGIEIKSGYKHIDKDLEPGDVRMAEAVIAPDSILEGKTLKDVNFRHTYGLSAIALYRHSICLREKVGRIPLRVGDVLLLQGEIDRIDALGEILKLIIMGDVTPERFRTKKAGIATIIFLASIIAGVTGLVPIAVSFLTGAALMVLSKCLYAEEVYKSVNWHILILIGGMISLGLAVEQTGTAQFLANLITDATASYGIHALLGSFFILTVLLTQPMSNVAAALLILPIAIHTAQGLGVNPRTFVMTITIAASCSFMTPFEPAAVLVYGTGRYRFIDFIRVGLPLTIVVFIISMLIIPVLWPL; from the coding sequence ATGTTGTCAAGTATAATGCCTTCCATGCCTGATGTGAATATTATAATCACCCTCTTGATAATACTCTTTGCCATAGTTCTGTTTGCAATCGAAATTGTGCCTGTAGATGTCATTTCTGTAATTGTGGTACTTGCACTCATTTATTTCAAATTACTGTCGCCTGATCAGGCATTTACTGGATTCAGCAATTCAGCCCTCGTTATGATAGGAAGCGTCCTCATCATGACGACCGCTCTGGTTAAAAGTGGTGTTGCGGACAAGATAGCTCATTTCATTTTAAAGTGGTCGGGACAGAGTTCAATACGTCTTTTCTGCACATTTCTCATAACTGTCGGGATTATATCATCATTTATTAATAATGTGGCAGCAGTCGCCATACTGTTGCCTTCTACGGTCAGTATAGCAAAGGCAGCCAAGATCAATTCATCAAAGCTTCTCATGCCATTGGCCTTCGGGTCAATGATGGGAGGGATGTGCACACTTATAGGTACATCTACAAATATTGCAGTTTCCGGGGCATTGCCTAACTACGATATGTCCTCTTTTTCAATGTTTGAGATAACCCCTATCGGTCTGATTGTATTCTTTGGTGGATTACTCTTTTTTATGACTCTTGGATACTTTCTTTTGCCTGCCAAAGACAAAGATGAAGTAATTGAAGACTATGGAATTCGTGAATACCTTTCAGAACTCAAGATATTGCCATCTTCTCCTCTTGTAGGTGAAAAGGTATCTGAACGTGTCTTTGGAAACATGCAGGACCTGTCAATAGTAGGCATCTACCGTAAGGGGAATAATATCTATATCCCGGGAGATCATTTTACTATAGAATCCGGCGATTCATTTCTCGTAGTAGGTGGTATTGAAAACCTGGCGAGGGCGGGCCAGACAGATGGGATAGAAATAAAGTCAGGGTATAAACACATTGACAAAGACCTGGAACCAGGTGATGTGCGTATGGCTGAAGCAGTAATTGCCCCTGATTCAATCCTTGAGGGTAAGACATTGAAAGATGTTAATTTCAGGCACACCTATGGCCTGTCTGCGATAGCACTTTACCGGCACAGTATATGCCTTCGAGAAAAAGTCGGCCGTATCCCCCTTCGTGTGGGGGATGTCCTCTTACTTCAGGGGGAAATAGACCGTATAGATGCACTGGGTGAGATATTAAAGCTGATCATAATGGGGGACGTAACACCTGAACGGTTCAGGACAAAGAAGGCAGGAATAGCAACCATCATCTTTCTTGCGAGCATTATTGCAGGCGTAACCGGTTTAGTTCCAATAGCGGTTTCCTTTCTGACCGGTGCAGCGCTGATGGTCCTGAGCAAGTGCCTTTATGCAGAGGAGGTATACAAATCAGTAAACTGGCACATCCTCATTTTAATAGGAGGGATGATATCCCTTGGACTTGCAGTTGAACAGACCGGCACAGCACAATTTCTTGCAAACCTTATAACAGATGCAACAGCAAGTTATGGTATTCATGCATTGCTTGGCAGTTTCTTTATCCTCACAGTATTACTGACACAGCCAATGTCTAACGTAGCTGCGGCACTCCTTATCCTGCCTATCGCCATTCATACTGCGCAGGGTCTCGGGGTTAATCCAAGGACTTTTGTGATGACGATCACAATTGCTGCATCTTGCTCTTTTATGACCCCCTTTGAACCGGCGGCTGTCCTTGTCTATGGCACTGGCAGGTACCGTTTTATTGATTTTATCCGGGTTGGTCTTCCCCTGACAATAGTGGTATTTATTATATCAATGCTCATAATACCAGTCTTATGGCCGCTGTAG
- a CDS encoding LysM peptidoglycan-binding domain-containing protein has translation MQIKKSLSIIMLTGILILNASPYSFSQYSDAAGKKQLQDGNTTDYTIKKGDTLWDISEEFLKDPFLWPDIWENNKYIRNPDLIFPGDKLSIPSDILSKPERGPEAAPVPASEATTPEQEAIPAAEEPSHVSTPSVESQPKRSPAPASPPVVKPAISTDTIESGGYIINKIDSYGVLTGSREGRTIFADGDSVNISLAKGFANKVSVGEKLTIFRTSGPVIHPATKKKAGFLFIPIGVIEINRVQGNDASGEIIRTYNYASTGDQIQPYIPAHPVQEIRRSATQIQGYIIETREGLTLNAKYSIVYIDKGAADGITPGTIIYVIKERNDVIGELQVVSVQDKTSTAMVTRSSETFGTGSKVTTIIK, from the coding sequence ATGCAAATAAAAAAATCGCTAAGCATTATCATGCTGACAGGTATTCTGATTTTAAACGCATCACCCTACAGCTTCAGCCAGTATTCAGATGCAGCCGGTAAAAAACAATTACAAGATGGAAATACGACCGATTATACGATAAAAAAAGGCGATACACTCTGGGACATATCAGAGGAATTTCTTAAGGACCCGTTCCTTTGGCCTGATATTTGGGAGAACAATAAATATATCAGGAACCCTGATCTTATTTTCCCCGGCGATAAGTTGTCCATACCATCTGATATCCTTTCCAAACCAGAAAGAGGACCAGAAGCTGCTCCTGTTCCGGCATCTGAAGCTACCACCCCCGAACAGGAGGCAATTCCGGCCGCTGAAGAGCCTTCTCATGTCTCAACACCTTCGGTGGAATCACAACCCAAAAGGTCTCCTGCCCCTGCATCACCACCTGTTGTAAAGCCGGCAATATCAACCGATACAATTGAGTCCGGCGGGTATATCATAAACAAGATTGACAGCTATGGAGTATTGACAGGATCAAGAGAAGGCAGGACTATCTTTGCCGATGGCGACAGCGTTAACATCTCACTGGCAAAAGGTTTTGCTAACAAGGTATCTGTTGGAGAAAAACTTACGATCTTCAGGACATCCGGACCTGTTATCCATCCAGCTACGAAGAAAAAGGCAGGTTTTCTTTTTATTCCCATAGGAGTGATTGAGATTAACAGGGTGCAGGGCAACGATGCCTCAGGAGAGATTATCAGAACGTACAACTATGCCTCGACTGGTGACCAGATACAACCGTACATTCCCGCTCATCCGGTTCAGGAAATAAGAAGGTCTGCAACACAGATTCAAGGATATATCATAGAAACACGGGAAGGATTAACATTAAATGCCAAGTACAGTATCGTATACATAGACAAAGGCGCTGCAGATGGTATTACTCCGGGAACGATTATATATGTAATCAAAGAAAGAAATGATGTTATTGGTGAACTGCAGGTAGTTTCTGTACAGGATAAAACATCCACCGCCATGGTCACAAGAAGCTCTGAAACTTTTGGAACCGGAAGCAAGGTTACTACAATCATAAAATAA